Proteins encoded by one window of Cannabis sativa cultivar Pink pepper isolate KNU-18-1 chromosome 4, ASM2916894v1, whole genome shotgun sequence:
- the LOC133036794 gene encoding uncharacterized protein LOC133036794 — protein MLSYGIFIIRFNSLKDRDQILEGGYIFFNRRPVIMKAWDPNVNFKKEDVKKVPIWVQLEDLDLKYWGQRSLFKIVGQVGEPIMVDNVTKERERLNYPKVLIEVRIDQQFPDKLEFENEHGNNTHVGIKYEWKPIACNNCYDQGHLTDDCKKNAKVEKNWVVKEDHRPKQVVDENGFVKVTRGTKGKEQSNTAEALRVENTFQALDSDLEQQVLAGKEVEDAENEGTCEGGGGGDPSLSNN, from the coding sequence ATGTTGTCATAtggaattttcattatcagatTCAATTCTTTGAAAGATAGGGATCAGATTCTGGAGGGGGGCTACATATTCTTTAACCGAAGGCCTGTCATCATGAAGGCATGGGACCCAAATGTGAATTTTAAGAAAGAAGATGTAAAAAAAGTTCCAATATGGGTTCAACTTGAAGACTTGGATCTGAAATATTGGGGACAAAGATCTTTGTTCAAAATAGTCGGTCAAGTAGGGGAGCCGATTATGGTGGATAATGTTACCAAAGAGAGGGAAAGGTTGAACTATCCTAAAGTTCTTATCGAAGTTAGGATAGATCAACAATTTCCCGATAAGTTAGAATTTGAGAATGAGCATGGAAACAACACACATGTGGGAATCAAGTATGAATGGAAACCGATTGCTTGTAATAACTGCTACGACCAGGGACATTTGACTGATGATTGTAAGAAGAATGCCAAAGTGGAGAAGAATTGGGTAGTAAAGGAAGATCATAGGCCAAAACAGGTAGTGGATGAGAATGGCTTTGTTAAAGTTACAAGAGGTACTAAGGGGAAAGAGCAGTCTAACACAGCAGAGGCTCTAAGGGTGGAAAACACTTTCCAAGCCTTAGACTCTGATTTGGAACAGCAAGTATTGGCAGGAAAGGAGGTTGAAGATGCTGAGAATGAGGGCACATGCGAAGGGGGAGGGGGGGGAGATCCCTCTCTCTCCAATAATTAA